Proteins from a single region of Bradysia coprophila strain Holo2 chromosome X unlocalized genomic scaffold, BU_Bcop_v1 contig_416, whole genome shotgun sequence:
- the LOC119069899 gene encoding C-type lectin 37Db-like: MNKIGLFIACLYAVLLRPNSGLVAEPAEGVANSIEVEDVSNSNEGVAFTSPDQPAIRSNFVNSKQFFLVTTEKVNWFKAAHICKFNGMELASIDSTEENNIISMLINTSGCGDEAQNLWTSGNDLGASREWYWLANGKPIEFTNWGTDEPNNINERCLELRWKDTAWSWNDRTCTTELFFICEMKFK, encoded by the exons atgaacaaaatcgGTTTATTTATCGCATGTCTTTACGCAGTTTTGCTTCGACCAAATAGTGGTTTGGTTGCTGAGCCAGCCGAAGGTGTCGCTAATTCAATAGAAGTTGAAGATGTATCTAATTCAAATGAAGGTGTAGCTTTCACTTCCCCAGATCAACCAGCGATCAGAAGTAATTTCGTGAATTCCAAGCAATTCTTCTTGGTCACTACAGAAAAG GTCAATTGGTTCAAAGCCGCACatatttgtaaattcaatGGCATGGAATTGGCCAGCATTGATTCGACGGAAGAAAACAATATTATCTCAATGCTCATAAACACGTCCG GTTGCGGGGACGAAGCGCAGAATTTGTGGACTTCGGGTAATGACCTTGGCGCTTCTAGAGAATGGTATTGGTTAGCCAATGGCAAACCAATTGAATTTACCAATTGGGGAACTGATGAACCAAACAACATCAATGAAAGATGCTTGGAGCTAAGATGGAAAGACACGGCTTGGAGCTGGAATGACCGTACGTGTACTACTGAATTATTCTTTAtttgtgaaatgaaattcaaataa